The Sesamum indicum cultivar Zhongzhi No. 13 linkage group LG6, S_indicum_v1.0, whole genome shotgun sequence genome has a segment encoding these proteins:
- the LOC105164249 gene encoding uncharacterized protein LOC105164249 isoform X2 encodes MWKCAKASALQGDCRHGLLDIKFKLMLLPEFIKGSMNLQSKCLEYFIFNRFPTKNSGSIFSRSLSQMEGTLDCVSLPVTLRGIVLPDMHACGSPS; translated from the exons ATGTGGAAGTGTGCTAAAG CTTCAGCTCTCCAGGGTGATTGTAGACATGGTCTGCTAGATATCAAATTCAAGCTCATGCTCCTGCCTGAGTTCATAAAAGGATCTATGAATCTTCAAAGCAAATGCCTAGagtatttcattttcaatcgCTTCCCCACAAAGAATTCTGGATCAATTTTTTCCAGGAGTTTATCCCAGATGGAAGGGACATTGGACTGTGTATCTTTACCAGTGACATTGAGAG GAATTGTTCTTCCGGACATGCATGCTTGTGGTTCACCTAGTTGA
- the LOC105164167 gene encoding NADP-dependent malic enzyme-like, which translates to MESVLKAHRGGESVLDLSPRWTVGGGVEDVYGEDRATEDQLVTPWTVSVASGYSLLRDPHHNKGLAFNEKERDAHYLRGLLPPAIICQELQEKKLLHSLRQYDLPLHKYMAMMELEERNERLFYKLLIDNVEELLPVVYTPTVGEACQKYGSIFRRPQGLYISLKEKGKVLEVLRNWPQRTIQVIVVTDGERILGLGDLGCQGMGIPVGKLALYTALGGVRPSGCLPITIDVGTNNEQLLNDEFYIGLKQKRATGKEYYDFLHEFMTAVKQNYGEKVLIQFEDFANHNAFELLARYATTHLVFNDDIQGTTSVVLAGLVASLKLLGGTLADYRFLFFGVGEAGTGIAELIAIEMSKQSKIPVEETRKMIWLVDSKGLIVNSRKESLQHLKKPWAHEHVPVHNLLDAVKAIKPTALIGTSGVGKTFTKEVVEAIASFNQKPLIMALSNPTSQSECTAEEAYTWTEGRAIFASGSPFNPVEFNGKRFVPGQANNAYIFPGLGFGLVISGAIRVHDDMLLAASEALAGQVTDEHCHMGMIYPPLSNIRKISAHIAANVAAKAYELGLATQLPRPADLVKYAESCMYTPSYRSYR; encoded by the exons ATGGAGAGTGTACTGAAGGCGCACAGGGGAGGGGAGTCAGTGCTGGACCTGAGTCCAAGATGGACGGTAGGGGGAGGAGTTGAAGATGTCTATGGCGAGGATCGTGCAACGGAGGATCAGCTCGTCACTCCCTGGACTGTCTCCGTTGCTAG CGGGTATAGTTTGCTGAGAGATCCTCATCACAACAAAGGACTTGCTTTCaatgagaaagagagagatgcTCATTACTTGCGTGGCCTTCTTCCTCCAGCTATTATATGCCAGGAGCTTCAG GAGAAAAAGTTATTGCACAGTCTTCGGCAATATGACCTTCCTCTGCACAAATACATGGCTATGATGGAACTCGAG GAGAGAAATGAAAGGTTGTTTTACAAGCTTCTTATTGATAATGTGGAGGAGCTCCTCCCGGTTGTCTACACTCCGACTGTCGGTGAAGCTTGCCAAAAATATGGAAGCATCTTTCGACGTCCTCAGggtttatatataagtttaaaagaaaa GGGAAAAGTTCTCGAGGTTTTGAGAAACTGGCCTCAGAGAACAATCCAAGTCATTGTTGTGACCGATGGTGAGCGGATATTAGGACTTGGGGATCTTGGCTGCCAG GGCATGGGGATACCGGTCGGGAAATTGGCTTTGTACACTGCCTTAGGAGGAGTGAGGCCTTCGGGG TGTTTGCCGATAACAATAGATGTGGGAACAAACAATGAGCAGCTACTGAATGATGAGTTCTACATTGGGCTTAAACAAAAACGGGCGACTGGAAAG GAATATTATGACTTCTTACATGAGTTCATGACTGCTGTGAAGCAAAATTACGGTGAGAAAGTTCTCATACAG TTTGAGGATTTCGCTAACCATAATGCTTTTGAGCTGCTGGCCAGATATGCCACTACCCATTTGGTCTTTAACGATGATATACAG GGGACAACATCTGTTGTGCTTGCTGGGCTTGTTGCATCACTTAAGCTGCTTGGCGGTACCTTGGCTGATTACAGATTCTTGTTCTTTGGTGTTGGAGAA GCGGGGACTGGTATAGCCGAGCTAATAGCAATTGAAATGTCAAAGCAG AGTAAAATTCCTGTGGAAGAAACACGTAAAATGATTTGGCTGGTGGACTCAAAG GGTTTGATCGTAAATTCTCGTAAAGAATCTCTTCAACACTTAAAGAAACCTTGGGCTCATGAGCATGTACCTGTTCACAATCTTTTAGATGCGGTCAAG GCTATCAAGCCAACAGCTCTGATTGGAACATCTGGTGTTGGCAAAACATTCACAAAGGAGGTGGTTGAGGCAATAGCCTCCTTCAATCAG AAACCTCTTATCATGGCTCTCTCCAATCCAACCTCACAATCTGAGTGCACTGCTGAAGAAGCTTATACTTGGACTGAG GGCCGTGCTATTTTTGCAAGTGGAAGTCCATTCAATCCTGTGGAATTCAACGGAAAGCGTTTTGTACCAGGCCAG GCCAACAATGCATACATATTCCCAGGGCTAGGTTTTGGGCTGGTCATTTCCGGTGCTATTCGTGTGCATGATGATATGCTTCTAGCAGCTT CAGAAGCTTTGGCTGGTCAAGTAACAGACGAACACTGTCATATGGGAATGATTTATCCTCCTTTGTCCAATATAAGAAAGATCTCAGCTCACATTGCTGCAAATGTAGCTGCTAAAGCATATGAACTCG GTCTGGCAACACAGCTGCCTCGACCTGCTGACTTGGTTAAGTATGCTGAAAGCTGCATGTACACTCCAAGTTACAGAAGTTACCGATGA
- the LOC105164249 gene encoding uncharacterized protein LOC105164249 isoform X1, with product MHSYGAKDASHSESLQGDCRHGLLDIKFKLMLLPEFIKGSMNLQSKCLEYFIFNRFPTKNSGSIFSRSLSQMEGTLDCVSLPVTLRGIVLPDMHACGSPS from the exons ATGCATTCTTATGGTGCTAAAGATGCAAGCCACTCAGAAT CTCTCCAGGGTGATTGTAGACATGGTCTGCTAGATATCAAATTCAAGCTCATGCTCCTGCCTGAGTTCATAAAAGGATCTATGAATCTTCAAAGCAAATGCCTAGagtatttcattttcaatcgCTTCCCCACAAAGAATTCTGGATCAATTTTTTCCAGGAGTTTATCCCAGATGGAAGGGACATTGGACTGTGTATCTTTACCAGTGACATTGAGAG GAATTGTTCTTCCGGACATGCATGCTTGTGGTTCACCTAGTTGA
- the LOC105164249 gene encoding uncharacterized protein LOC105164249 isoform X3: protein MWKCAKALQGDCRHGLLDIKFKLMLLPEFIKGSMNLQSKCLEYFIFNRFPTKNSGSIFSRSLSQMEGTLDCVSLPVTLRGIVLPDMHACGSPS, encoded by the exons ATGTGGAAGTGTGCTAAAG CTCTCCAGGGTGATTGTAGACATGGTCTGCTAGATATCAAATTCAAGCTCATGCTCCTGCCTGAGTTCATAAAAGGATCTATGAATCTTCAAAGCAAATGCCTAGagtatttcattttcaatcgCTTCCCCACAAAGAATTCTGGATCAATTTTTTCCAGGAGTTTATCCCAGATGGAAGGGACATTGGACTGTGTATCTTTACCAGTGACATTGAGAG GAATTGTTCTTCCGGACATGCATGCTTGTGGTTCACCTAGTTGA